A genome region from Neisseria meningitidis includes the following:
- a CDS encoding YbaB/EbfC family nucleoid-associated protein: protein MFGKAGLGGLMKQAQQMQENMKKAQAKLAETEIEGEAGNGLVKITMTCAHEVRKIDISPDLIQEAADDKEMLEDLILAALKSARDKAEETANKTMGAFTQGLPPGVGDFFR, encoded by the coding sequence ATGTTCGGAAAAGCCGGATTAGGCGGCCTGATGAAACAGGCGCAGCAAATGCAGGAAAATATGAAAAAAGCGCAAGCCAAACTTGCCGAAACCGAAATCGAAGGCGAAGCAGGCAACGGCTTGGTCAAAATCACAATGACCTGCGCGCACGAAGTACGCAAAATCGACATCAGCCCCGATTTGATTCAAGAAGCCGCCGACGACAAAGAAATGCTCGAAGACCTCATCCTCGCCGCCCTCAAATCCGCCCGTGACAAAGCCGAAGAAACCGCAAACAAAACAATGGGCGCATTCACGCAAGGTCTACCCCCCGGAGTGGGCGACTTCTTCCGCTGA
- the rep gene encoding DNA helicase Rep encodes MMKLNPQQLEAVRYLGGPLLVLAGAGSGKTGVITQKIKHLIVNVGYLPHTVAAITFTNKAAAEMQERVAKMLPKPQTRGLTICTFHSLGMKILREEANHIGYKKNFSILDSTDSAKIIGELLGGTGKEAVFKAQHQISLWKNDLKTPEDVVQTASNIWEQQTARVYASYQETLQSYQAVDFDDLIRLPAVLLQQNSEVRNKWQRRLRYLLVDECQDTNTCQFTLMKLLTGAEGMFTAVGDDDQSIYAWRGANMENLRKMQENYPQMKVIKLEQNYRSTARILKIANKVIENNPKLFTKKLWSKLGEGEPVKVVACQNEQHEADWVVSQIVKQKLIGGDKTQYADFAVLYRGKHQARIFEEALRGARIPYRLSGGQSFFDKAEIKDVLSYVRLLANPNDDPAFLRAVTTPKRGIGDVTLGKLNTYAHEHECSLYEAAQNEEALATLNNTNRQHLQAFMDMFGSYRAKAETGEAGEFINSLLEEIDYENHLLASEEGKAGEIKWRNVGDLVSWFARKGGEDGKNIIELAQTVALMTLLEGKDEEETDAVSLSTLHAAKGLEYPYVFLVGCEEGVLPHNDSIEEGNVEEERRLMYVGITRAKRQLTLTHCVKRKKQGTWQFPEPSRFIDEMPQEDLKILGRKGGEPIVSKEEGRRNLADIIGRLDNLKKSGAAD; translated from the coding sequence ATGATGAAACTCAATCCCCAACAGCTCGAAGCCGTCCGCTACCTCGGCGGCCCACTGCTCGTCCTTGCCGGTGCAGGCAGCGGCAAAACCGGCGTGATTACTCAAAAAATTAAGCATTTGATTGTCAATGTCGGCTACCTGCCGCATACCGTTGCCGCAATTACCTTTACCAACAAAGCCGCTGCGGAAATGCAGGAGCGCGTTGCCAAAATGCTGCCCAAACCGCAAACGCGCGGGCTGACGATTTGCACGTTCCACTCTTTGGGCATGAAGATTCTGCGCGAAGAGGCGAACCATATCGGTTACAAAAAAAACTTCTCCATTCTCGATTCTACCGACAGCGCGAAAATCATCGGCGAACTCTTAGGCGGTACGGGCAAAGAAGCCGTATTCAAGGCGCAGCACCAGATTTCCTTGTGGAAAAACGATTTAAAAACGCCTGAAGATGTCGTTCAGACGGCATCGAACATTTGGGAACAACAAACCGCACGCGTGTATGCGAGCTATCAGGAAACCTTACAAAGCTATCAGGCAGTGGACTTCGACGACTTGATCCGCCTGCCTGCCGTGCTGTTGCAGCAAAACAGCGAAGTGCGCAACAAATGGCAGCGGCGGCTGCGTTATCTGCTGGTTGACGAATGCCAAGATACGAATACCTGCCAATTTACGTTGATGAAACTTCTGACCGGCGCGGAAGGTATGTTTACCGCCGTCGGCGACGACGACCAGTCCATCTACGCATGGCGCGGCGCGAACATGGAAAACCTGCGCAAAATGCAGGAAAACTATCCGCAGATGAAGGTCATCAAACTGGAGCAAAACTACCGCTCCACCGCGCGGATTCTCAAAATCGCCAACAAAGTCATCGAGAACAACCCCAAGCTGTTCACCAAAAAACTTTGGTCGAAATTGGGCGAAGGCGAGCCCGTCAAAGTCGTTGCCTGCCAAAACGAGCAGCACGAAGCCGACTGGGTCGTCAGCCAAATCGTCAAACAAAAACTCATCGGCGGCGACAAAACCCAATATGCCGATTTCGCCGTGTTATACCGCGGAAAGCATCAGGCGAGGATTTTCGAGGAAGCATTGCGCGGCGCGCGCATCCCCTACCGTCTCTCCGGCGGACAAAGCTTTTTCGACAAAGCCGAAATCAAAGACGTGTTGTCTTATGTGCGGCTGCTTGCCAACCCCAACGACGATCCCGCCTTTCTGCGTGCCGTTACCACGCCCAAACGCGGCATCGGCGATGTAACGCTGGGCAAGCTCAACACTTACGCGCACGAACACGAATGCAGCCTGTATGAAGCCGCGCAAAACGAAGAAGCCCTCGCCACGCTGAACAATACCAACCGCCAACACCTGCAAGCCTTTATGGATATGTTCGGCAGTTACCGTGCCAAAGCCGAAACCGGCGAAGCGGGCGAGTTCATCAACAGCCTGCTCGAAGAAATCGACTATGAAAACCACCTGCTTGCCAGTGAAGAAGGCAAAGCTGGCGAAATCAAATGGCGCAACGTCGGCGATTTGGTATCATGGTTTGCGCGAAAAGGCGGGGAAGACGGCAAAAACATCATCGAACTCGCCCAAACCGTCGCCTTGATGACGCTTTTGGAAGGAAAAGACGAAGAAGAAACCGATGCCGTCTCGCTATCCACGCTACACGCCGCCAAAGGTTTGGAGTATCCGTATGTTTTCCTTGTCGGTTGCGAAGAAGGCGTTTTGCCGCACAACGACAGCATCGAAGAAGGCAACGTCGAAGAAGAACGCCGCCTGATGTACGTCGGCATCACCCGCGCCAAACGCCAACTCACACTGACCCACTGCGTCAAACGCAAAAAACAAGGCACATGGCAGTTCCCCGAACCCAGCCGATTCATAGACGAAATGCCGCAGGAAGATTTGAAAATCCTGGGTCGCAAAGGCGGCGAGCCGATTGTCAGCAAAGAAGAAGGCAGACGCAACCTTGCCGATATAATCGGAAGGCTCGACAACCTAAAAAAAAGCGGCGCGGCGGATTAA
- a CDS encoding ferredoxin--NADP reductase has product MAASPEAKFTEEKILWVKHHTPKLITFAISRPESYRFKAGQFSRLGFYEGEGFIWRAYSIVSAEYADTLEYFAVLIQDGPMSARFAKMQQGDTILLDKNATGFLLPERFPDGKDLVMLCTGSGIAPFLSILEQPEIRQRFDTVNLIHSVSFPEELIFNDRLAALSEHPLVGEYRHSFHFVPVTTRAANPSGLSGKRIPELLKNSSIEQALHTKFTPESTRFMICGNPEMVKDTFQTLLDMGYAMHRNRIPGQIMMENGF; this is encoded by the coding sequence ATGGCAGCCTCGCCCGAAGCAAAATTCACTGAAGAAAAGATTTTGTGGGTCAAACACCACACGCCGAAACTCATCACTTTCGCCATCAGCCGTCCCGAATCCTACCGTTTTAAAGCCGGACAGTTCTCCCGACTCGGTTTCTACGAAGGGGAAGGCTTTATTTGGCGTGCCTACTCCATCGTTTCCGCAGAATATGCAGACACGCTCGAATATTTTGCCGTACTCATCCAAGACGGCCCCATGTCGGCCCGTTTCGCCAAAATGCAACAGGGCGACACCATCCTGCTCGATAAAAATGCCACCGGCTTCCTCCTGCCCGAACGCTTCCCCGACGGCAAGGATTTGGTGATGCTCTGCACCGGCTCCGGCATCGCCCCCTTCCTTTCCATTCTCGAACAACCTGAAATCCGACAGCGTTTCGATACCGTCAACCTGATACATTCCGTATCTTTTCCCGAAGAATTGATTTTCAACGACCGGCTCGCCGCATTGTCCGAACATCCCCTGGTAGGCGAATACAGACACTCGTTCCATTTCGTCCCTGTTACCACCCGTGCCGCCAACCCCTCGGGCTTAAGCGGAAAACGCATTCCGGAACTCTTAAAAAACAGCAGCATCGAACAGGCGCTGCATACCAAGTTCACCCCGGAATCCACACGGTTTATGATTTGCGGCAACCCGGAAATGGTCAAAGATACTTTCCAAACGCTGCTTGACATGGGTTACGCCATGCACCGCAACCGCATTCCCGGTCAAATCATGATGGAAAACGGCTTCTAA
- the aroD gene encoding type I 3-dehydroquinate dehydratase: MCSCLVVKNTVIGSGRTKIAVPLVARDAAVLSAVLDQIKNLPFDIVEFRADFLECAGSIGEVLRHTQTVRDALPDKPLLFTFRRHGEGGSFPCSDGYYFELLDALIESRLPDIIDIELFAGETAVRRAVANAQKNGIAALLCNHEFHRTPPQEEIVCRLKQMEDCGADICKIAVMPQSAEDVLTLLSATLEAKRLAAKPVVTMSMGQTGAVSRLAGQVFGSSITFGSGTQNSAPGQIGVSALRAALDCLESGAD; this comes from the coding sequence ATGTGTTCCTGCCTTGTTGTCAAAAATACCGTTATCGGAAGCGGACGCACCAAAATCGCCGTGCCGCTTGTCGCCCGCGATGCCGCCGTACTTTCCGCCGTACTTGACCAAATCAAAAACCTGCCCTTCGATATCGTCGAGTTCCGCGCCGATTTTTTGGAATGCGCGGGCAGCATCGGCGAAGTATTGCGCCACACGCAGACCGTCCGCGACGCGCTGCCCGACAAGCCGCTGCTGTTTACGTTCAGACGGCATGGCGAAGGCGGCTCGTTCCCGTGTTCGGACGGTTATTATTTTGAACTGCTCGACGCGCTGATCGAAAGCCGCCTGCCCGACATCATCGACATCGAGCTGTTTGCCGGCGAAACCGCCGTCCGGCGCGCCGTGGCAAATGCTCAAAAAAACGGCATCGCCGCCCTGCTCTGCAATCATGAGTTTCACCGCACGCCGCCGCAAGAAGAAATCGTATGCCGTCTGAAACAGATGGAGGACTGCGGCGCGGACATCTGCAAAATTGCGGTGATGCCGCAAAGCGCGGAAGATGTGCTGACTTTGCTTTCCGCCACGCTCGAAGCGAAACGGCTTGCCGCCAAACCGGTTGTTACGATGTCGATGGGGCAGACGGGTGCGGTCAGCCGCCTTGCCGGACAGGTGTTCGGCTCAAGCATCACGTTCGGTTCGGGAACGCAAAACTCCGCGCCGGGGCAAATCGGCGTATCCGCCCTCCGTGCGGCACTCGACTGTCTCGAAAGCGGCGCAGACTGA
- the dinB gene encoding DNA polymerase IV, producing MSSRKIIHIDMDAFYASVELREQPHLKGRPVVVAWEGARSVICAASYEARQFGLHSAMSVATAKRLCPQAVYVPPHFDLYRQVSAQIHAVFRRYTDLIEPLSLDEAYLDVTRNFKNIPYASEVAKEIRAAIFAETGLTASAGIAPNKFLAKIASDWRKPNGQFVLPPHKVMAFLETLPLGKIPGVGKVTLKKMQSLGMQTAGDLRRFERGELLNHFGRYGYRLYDLARGTDERPVKAERERLQISTEITLPEDLPLEQAAGHLPHLAEDLWRQITRKNVEAQSVTLKLKTYDFRIITRTLTYSSVLPDCTALLQAAQMLMARVPPQTEDAFRLIGIGVGHLVPKNQQQDLWA from the coding sequence ATGTCTTCACGCAAAATCATCCACATCGACATGGACGCATTCTACGCATCGGTAGAGCTGCGCGAACAGCCGCATTTGAAAGGGCGGCCGGTGGTCGTCGCGTGGGAGGGCGCGCGTTCGGTGATTTGCGCCGCATCGTATGAGGCACGGCAGTTCGGGCTGCATTCCGCGATGTCGGTGGCAACGGCGAAAAGGCTGTGTCCGCAAGCGGTGTATGTGCCGCCGCATTTCGATTTGTATCGTCAGGTTTCCGCGCAGATTCATGCCGTATTCAGGCGTTATACCGATTTAATCGAACCCCTGTCGCTGGACGAAGCCTATCTTGACGTTACCCGTAATTTCAAAAACATCCCTTACGCCAGCGAAGTTGCCAAAGAAATCCGTGCCGCCATTTTTGCGGAAACGGGTTTGACCGCATCCGCGGGCATCGCGCCGAACAAATTTCTGGCGAAAATCGCGTCGGACTGGCGCAAGCCGAACGGGCAGTTTGTGTTGCCGCCGCACAAAGTCATGGCATTTTTGGAAACCCTGCCTTTGGGCAAAATCCCCGGAGTGGGCAAGGTAACGCTGAAAAAAATGCAGTCGCTGGGTATGCAGACGGCGGGTGATTTGCGCCGTTTCGAGCGCGGCGAGCTCTTAAACCATTTCGGACGCTACGGCTACCGCCTCTATGATTTGGCGCGCGGTACGGACGAACGCCCCGTCAAAGCCGAACGCGAACGTCTCCAAATCTCCACAGAAATCACCCTGCCCGAAGACCTGCCGCTCGAGCAGGCTGCCGGACACTTGCCCCATCTTGCCGAAGACTTGTGGCGGCAAATCACGCGTAAAAACGTCGAAGCCCAAAGTGTAACGCTCAAGCTGAAGACCTACGATTTCCGCATCATCACGCGCACGCTGACTTATTCCTCCGTATTGCCCGACTGCACAGCTCTGCTGCAGGCTGCGCAAATGTTGATGGCGCGCGTCCCGCCGCAGACGGAAGACGCGTTCCGCCTCATCGGTATCGGCGTGGGGCATCTTGTGCCGAAAAACCAGCAGCAGGATTTGTGGGCGTAA
- the ccoG gene encoding cytochrome c oxidase accessory protein CcoG yields MTTENQAGSPASGIGTSEQTKAAPKAKKTFDPRASVIQIHPEGERIHPKKAEGRFAKLRIAAVLATQFVFYVIPWFNWSGRQAVVFNIPERHFFIFGLSLGVGDLIYLALLLMICAFGLFWWTTIAGRLWCGYSCPQTVYTEIMLWIDNLVEGDRNKRLKLEKSPWNFTKIRIKATKYLLIFLVCAWTGITFAGWFVPIRQFVPDLFTGAAGGGAMFATAFYGFMTFFFAHIMREKVCLHMCPYARFQSAMFDKDTLIVSYDAERGEPRGARKKTVNKEEAGLGDCINCAMCVQVCPVGIDIRNGLQYQCIGCAACIDACDEIMDKMGYPRGLIRYTTESALEHEYSEKDIKKRLLRPRVAGYGAVLAVVIAAFLVGLSTRKMVEVDILKDRGVLVRENAKGWLENAYSLRIINNSEKEQLITASVKGFDEIALTGLPEGGIKVAPRETVTLPVQVSTIPEYADKGSHPIEFTFQYRESGAPDGKPVVLEEDATFIGE; encoded by the coding sequence ATGACCACGGAAAACCAAGCCGGCAGTCCGGCATCCGGAATCGGCACGTCCGAACAAACAAAAGCCGCGCCGAAAGCAAAAAAAACATTCGATCCGCGAGCCAGCGTGATTCAAATCCATCCCGAAGGCGAACGCATCCATCCGAAAAAGGCGGAAGGACGGTTCGCCAAACTCCGTATCGCCGCCGTATTGGCGACGCAGTTTGTGTTTTACGTCATTCCGTGGTTCAACTGGAGCGGCAGGCAGGCCGTCGTTTTCAATATCCCCGAACGGCATTTCTTCATTTTCGGATTGTCGTTGGGGGTGGGCGATTTGATTTACCTTGCCTTGCTGCTGATGATTTGCGCCTTCGGGCTGTTTTGGTGGACGACGATTGCTGGGCGACTGTGGTGCGGCTATTCCTGCCCGCAAACGGTTTACACCGAAATTATGCTGTGGATCGACAACCTGGTCGAAGGCGATAGAAACAAACGGCTGAAACTGGAAAAATCGCCGTGGAATTTCACTAAAATCCGCATCAAAGCCACCAAATACCTGCTGATTTTCCTTGTCTGCGCGTGGACGGGCATCACGTTTGCAGGCTGGTTTGTCCCTATCCGCCAGTTCGTTCCCGATTTATTCACTGGAGCAGCAGGCGGCGGCGCGATGTTTGCCACAGCGTTTTACGGCTTTATGACCTTCTTCTTCGCCCACATTATGCGCGAAAAAGTATGCCTGCATATGTGTCCGTATGCACGTTTCCAAAGCGCGATGTTCGACAAGGACACGCTGATTGTTTCTTATGACGCGGAACGCGGCGAACCGCGCGGCGCGCGCAAGAAAACGGTCAATAAGGAAGAGGCGGGTTTGGGCGACTGCATCAACTGTGCGATGTGCGTCCAAGTCTGCCCCGTCGGCATCGACATCCGCAACGGTCTGCAATACCAATGTATCGGCTGCGCCGCCTGTATCGACGCGTGCGATGAGATTATGGACAAAATGGGCTATCCGCGCGGATTAATCCGTTATACGACCGAAAGCGCGTTGGAACACGAATATTCCGAAAAAGACATTAAAAAACGGCTGCTCAGACCGCGCGTGGCAGGTTACGGCGCGGTGTTGGCAGTGGTTATCGCCGCCTTTTTGGTCGGTTTGTCCACGCGCAAAATGGTCGAAGTCGATATTTTGAAAGACCGTGGCGTACTGGTGCGCGAAAACGCCAAAGGCTGGCTGGAAAACGCATACAGCCTGCGTATCATCAACAACAGCGAAAAAGAACAGCTGATTACCGCAAGTGTCAAAGGCTTTGACGAAATCGCCCTGACCGGGCTGCCCGAAGGCGGTATCAAGGTTGCCCCGCGCGAAACGGTAACCCTTCCCGTCCAAGTGTCCACCATTCCGGAATACGCGGACAAAGGCAGCCACCCTATCGAATTTACCTTCCAATACCGCGAAAGCGGCGCGCCCGACGGCAAGCCGGTCGTCTTGGAAGAAGATGCAACCTTTATCGGAGAATAA
- the recA gene encoding recombinase RecA, translating into MSDDKSKALAAALAQIEKSFGKGAIMKMDGSQQEENLEVISTGSLGLDLALGVGGLPRGRIVEIFGPESSGKTTLCLEAVAQCQKNGGVCAFVDAEHAFDPVYARKLGVKVEELYLSQPDTGEQALEICDTLVRSGGIDMVVVDSVAALVPKAEIEGDMGDSHVGLQARLMSQALRKLTGHIKKTNTLVVFINQIRMKIGVMFGSPETTTGGNALKFYSSVRLDIRRTGSIKKGEEVLGNETRVKVIKNKVAPPFRQAEFDILYGEGISWEGELIDIGVKNDIINKSGAWYSYNGAKIGQGKDNVRVWLKENPEVANEIDAKIRALNGVEMHITEGTQDETDGERPEE; encoded by the coding sequence ATGTCAGACGACAAAAGCAAAGCCCTTGCCGCCGCACTGGCGCAAATCGAAAAAAGTTTCGGCAAAGGCGCCATCATGAAAATGGACGGCAGCCAGCAGGAAGAAAACCTCGAAGTCATTTCCACCGGATCGCTCGGATTAGACCTCGCCCTCGGAGTCGGCGGTCTGCCGCGCGGGCGCATCGTCGAAATCTTCGGCCCCGAATCCTCCGGCAAAACCACCCTCTGCCTCGAAGCCGTCGCCCAATGCCAGAAAAACGGCGGCGTGTGCGCCTTTGTCGATGCCGAACACGCCTTCGATCCCGTTTACGCCCGCAAACTCGGCGTAAAAGTCGAAGAGCTTTACCTGTCCCAGCCCGATACCGGCGAACAGGCTTTGGAAATCTGCGACACACTCGTCCGTTCGGGCGGCATAGATATGGTAGTCGTCGATTCCGTAGCCGCACTCGTCCCCAAAGCCGAAATCGAAGGCGATATGGGGGACAGCCATGTCGGACTGCAGGCGCGCCTGATGAGTCAGGCTTTGCGCAAACTGACCGGACACATCAAAAAAACCAACACGCTGGTTGTGTTCATCAACCAAATCCGGATGAAGATCGGCGTAATGTTCGGCAGCCCCGAAACCACCACCGGCGGCAACGCGCTGAAATTCTATTCTTCCGTCCGCCTCGACATCCGCCGCACCGGATCCATCAAAAAAGGCGAAGAGGTATTGGGCAACGAAACCCGCGTCAAAGTCATCAAAAACAAAGTCGCCCCCCCGTTCCGTCAGGCAGAGTTTGACATCCTCTACGGAGAAGGCATCAGTTGGGAAGGCGAATTGATCGACATCGGCGTGAAAAACGACATCATCAACAAATCCGGCGCGTGGTACAGCTACAACGGCGCGAAAATCGGTCAGGGCAAAGACAACGTCCGCGTCTGGCTGAAGGAAAATCCCGAAGTCGCCAATGAAATCGACGCAAAAATCCGCGCCCTCAACGGCGTAGAAATGCACATCACCGAAGGGACGCAGGACGAAACCGACGGCGAACGCCCCGAAGAATAA
- a CDS encoding NAD(P)H-dependent flavin oxidoreductase has product MQNIFDPLVIRGKSLTPIVQGGMGVGVSASGLSSAVARENGIGTIASVDLRHLHEDLLAESQINPSEEKYTSLNCTALDREIQKAKSASEGKGLIAVNVMKAVKDHAAYVRQACESGADAVVMGAGLPLDLPEMTEGYHKDVALLPILSESRGINIVLKRWMKKGILPDAIVVEHPAHAAGHLGASTVEGVNDAKFDFKRVIEETFEVFKSLGLESEKIPLILAGGMANFEKVKTALKNWGASAVQIGTAFAVTEEGDAHLNFKKTLAGAETEKVVEFMSVAGLPARGVRTKFLDSYIKRESKLQTNAKADPRRCTQGLNCLTSCGLRDGLSKAGQFCIDIQLAAAFRGEVDKGLFFRGKDPLPFGNAIRTVRETIQYLLTGSEPVATLGR; this is encoded by the coding sequence ATGCAGAATATTTTTGACCCTTTGGTTATTCGTGGAAAATCCCTTACCCCCATCGTGCAAGGCGGTATGGGGGTCGGTGTTTCCGCATCGGGTTTATCCAGCGCGGTGGCACGTGAAAACGGTATCGGAACGATTGCCAGTGTGGATTTGCGCCACCTTCACGAAGACCTACTCGCCGAATCACAAATCAATCCGAGTGAAGAGAAATATACATCTTTGAACTGTACCGCATTAGACAGGGAAATCCAAAAAGCCAAAAGCGCTTCAGAGGGAAAAGGACTGATTGCGGTCAACGTGATGAAGGCGGTCAAAGACCACGCCGCGTATGTCCGCCAGGCTTGCGAATCAGGGGCGGATGCGGTTGTAATGGGTGCCGGTCTGCCTTTAGACCTGCCGGAAATGACCGAGGGCTATCATAAAGATGTCGCGCTGCTGCCGATTCTGTCCGAATCGCGCGGTATTAATATCGTCTTGAAACGTTGGATGAAAAAAGGCATATTGCCCGATGCGATTGTAGTCGAACATCCTGCCCACGCGGCCGGACATTTGGGTGCATCAACCGTTGAAGGCGTAAACGATGCCAAGTTCGACTTCAAACGCGTGATTGAGGAAACGTTTGAAGTTTTCAAAAGTTTAGGGCTGGAAAGCGAAAAAATCCCGCTTATTCTTGCGGGAGGCATGGCAAATTTTGAAAAAGTCAAAACCGCCCTAAAGAACTGGGGAGCATCCGCCGTTCAAATCGGTACGGCTTTTGCCGTTACCGAAGAAGGAGATGCACACCTTAACTTCAAAAAAACGCTCGCCGGTGCGGAAACTGAAAAAGTAGTCGAATTTATGTCTGTTGCCGGTTTGCCGGCGCGCGGTGTCCGCACCAAATTCCTAGACAGCTACATCAAGCGTGAAAGCAAACTTCAGACAAACGCCAAAGCCGACCCGCGCCGCTGTACCCAAGGTTTAAACTGCCTAACCAGTTGCGGTCTGCGCGACGGGCTTTCCAAAGCCGGACAATTCTGCATTGATATCCAGCTTGCCGCCGCATTCCGTGGAGAAGTAGATAAAGGCCTGTTCTTCAGAGGTAAAGACCCGCTGCCCTTCGGCAATGCCATCCGCACCGTCCGCGAGACGATACAATATCTGCTGACGGGGAGCGAACCTGTTGCAACGCTCGGACGCTGA
- a CDS encoding FixH family protein, which produces MSQNTPIKPWYKHVWPWILMAGPIFVVIASVAMFFVAQQHATDLVTDDYYKDGKHIDIQLHRDEEAVRRHIGVQVLISPDMNAAKVFVGGEFDGKQPLNLLLMHPTRKADDQTVALKPVGSAQNGRAEYEAVFKTLSPTNHWYVRVEDAAGVWRVENKWITSQGNAVDLTPMDKLFNNAGSK; this is translated from the coding sequence GTGTCTCAAAACACTCCAATCAAACCTTGGTACAAACACGTCTGGCCGTGGATCTTGATGGCGGGGCCGATTTTTGTCGTCATCGCCAGCGTCGCTATGTTTTTTGTCGCGCAGCAGCACGCGACAGATTTGGTTACGGACGATTATTATAAAGACGGCAAACATATCGACATCCAGCTTCATCGGGATGAAGAAGCCGTCAGACGGCATATCGGGGTGCAGGTTCTCATTTCCCCCGATATGAATGCGGCAAAAGTGTTTGTCGGCGGCGAGTTTGACGGCAAACAGCCTTTGAACCTGCTGCTGATGCACCCGACCCGCAAGGCGGACGATCAAACCGTCGCCCTCAAGCCCGTCGGCAGCGCGCAGAACGGCAGGGCGGAATATGAGGCGGTGTTCAAAACCCTTTCGCCGACCAACCACTGGTATGTGCGCGTGGAGGACGCGGCAGGCGTGTGGCGCGTCGAGAACAAATGGATTACCAGCCAAGGCAATGCGGTGGATCTGACCCCGATGGATAAACTTTTCAATAATGCCGGAAGCAAATAA